In the Patescibacteria group bacterium genome, AGGGAAAAACAAGTGGAGGGGCAGAAACCGCCGCAACCGTCATTGTCGCCGCACAATTTTCCCGTGCAATCGGGAACGCATTCCCCATATTCTTCGGAAACCGTAAAATTGACAGCCACGCTCCTTCTTGTCTGCTGATAACGTCCGGTTGAAGTAAAAGTGGCGGAAAAATCAACCGAAGAATAATCAACCTGATAAACGCTATTGTTTGTTAAACTGCCGGAAAAAACATTTTCCGTGTCAATTTCCGGAGCTTCATAAAAATTCTTCCTCAACTCCCAGAGCGCCCTTTCCGCTCCGCCTTCAGCCGCAAAAAAGGCCTTGGTTGACTGCTCCTGCGTCCGGCTCATCCTTATCCCCGGGATAATCAAATTGGCCGCTCCCAAAGCCACCACCAAAATACTGGTTAAAATCAGCAGGGTCAAAAGAAGCGCCGTGCCATCATTATTTTTTATTTTATATTTCATCATTCTTATTGGCATAATTAGAAAAATCTATCCTCCCCACTGATTTTTATATTATTTTGTTATTTTATTTTTATATTTATTATTCATAATATCTGGAGGAAATGGTTGTTTGCATTTCCATGGTTTGCTTGTGCATCTCCTTGCCGACCGCGGTAATATCAACTTTCATGGTCACTCTTGGCTGCCGGCTGTGAAAATCGCCGATTAAATCATCAACCACTTTAAACTCCAGGTTGCTTACACTAAGCTTGGCGGGGGTTATGGAAGCCGTGTTTTCTCCTCTGATTACCTTTAAAACCTCCCCTTCCAGATAATAGGCCGTGCAGATTCCGTCTTTGTTTTTAAAATACAAAATATCCCCCCCGCTGTTAACGGTGGTATTGTAAACCTTGTTTATTGCCGTCGCCGGCGGGCTGAACAAAGACTCGCAGTCATAATTGCTTATCGTCGCGGTCCTGATCTCTTTCCCCATGGCCTCAAAAGCGTATCTTATATTTTCCTGGATATTTTGGGAAGCGATGGCATTGCGCTGGCTTTCAATCACCATCCTGAAAATCTCCGTGGCGGAAAGCATCACAACGGAAAATATGGCCACGGCCACTGTAACCTCCAGCAGGGTCACGCCCTTGTTGTTTTTTAAAATACTTTTTAACATACTAATATAATTATGCTCTACTTTCCGGGATGACAGGAATATAATCTTATCTTAATTTTAAGTTTTAAATTTAAAATTTTAATTGAATTTTAAATGACTAAATTTAAATTGGCTATTTCCCCTTATCAATTATCTGAATAATTTTTAAAAATCACGTCATTTAAAATTTAAAATTTGTTATTTAAAATTTACGCTATGCCTTCTACCGCCAGTCATACAAAACCGTATCGGCCACGTAATCATAAGTTTGCCCCCTGTCTTGCCACTGGATTAAGCAGGAAACATTCAACGATTCCGGGGAAGATTGGGTTATGGTAACCAAACGGCTAAACAAAGAATTGGGATCGCCCAGCTGGTGCCAATAATATCCTTCTTCTCCGACATCATCCCTTCTTTGCAATTTTGCCTCGCTTACGCCGGAAACGCTGCTGATATTACCCGTATAATCAACAATATAAGAGCCCGGGGCAAGGCCGTTGCCCCAACTTTCTCCGGCCAGCCAATTATTGTCCCTGATATTCCTTGCGAGCTCCAATCCCTCCTGGGCTAATTGCGAAGCGATTAAATTGTTTTTGTTGATATGCTCCACCTGGATGTTTTGGGTAATCAAAGCCAGCACCCCGACCAATCCCATCGCGATAACAAAAATAACCACCGCTATTTCCAGGATACTGAATCCGGAATTGTTTTTATTTGCCGATTTAAATGCCATTTGCATATTTGGATTATTTTTTTAATCAACCACTTCTACCAGCCCGAAAAAATTAACCAAAACGGTCTTTGTCAAACTCTCATCCTCGCCCTGCAGTTTTATCTGCGCCATATTATAATTATTAGCCCCGTCCCAAATATTGGTAACCGGATCAGGGGGAAGAAAAGTGATATCAACCAGATTTATTGAAGCGCCCGTGTTTATCTCCTCTATTCTGATTCCGCTCGGGAGATTGACAATCTGGCCCCCCTTATCCTTGTCGTCTTCGCCCGTGTCATATTTCATGTTCCCGTTGCCGTCGGCAAAAATTCTATAACTTCCGGGGGAAGAAGTTTTGTTGAAATGCACCCCCCAGCCGCCGCTTGGCATGCTTCCGCCATACTCTTTTGACCCCAAGCTATAATTCTGCGCCAACCTTATATCGCTTACCAATTTCTGCGCCGCCATAGTCAACTCTGATTTCTTGTTGGCCGAATGATAATTAGCCAAAAAAACTCCGGTTATTGAAGCAATTATGGCAATGCTCACCACTAATTCAATCAAAGTGAAGCCCCTC is a window encoding:
- a CDS encoding prepilin-type N-terminal cleavage/methylation domain-containing protein; protein product: MLKSILKNNKGVTLLEVTVAVAIFSVVMLSATEIFRMVIESQRNAIASQNIQENIRYAFEAMGKEIRTATISNYDCESLFSPPATAINKVYNTTVNSGGDILYFKNKDGICTAYYLEGEVLKVIRGENTASITPAKLSVSNLEFKVVDDLIGDFHSRQPRVTMKVDITAVGKEMHKQTMEMQTTISSRYYE
- a CDS encoding prepilin-type N-terminal cleavage/methylation domain-containing protein; the protein is MQMAFKSANKNNSGFSILEIAVVIFVIAMGLVGVLALITQNIQVEHINKNNLIASQLAQEGLELARNIRDNNWLAGESWGNGLAPGSYIVDYTGNISSVSGVSEAKLQRRDDVGEEGYYWHQLGDPNSLFSRLVTITQSSPESLNVSCLIQWQDRGQTYDYVADTVLYDWR
- a CDS encoding prepilin-type N-terminal cleavage/methylation domain-containing protein, which produces MKRNLKNKTRPFLKRRGFTLIELVVSIAIIASITGVFLANYHSANKKSELTMAAQKLVSDIRLAQNYSLGSKEYGGSMPSGGWGVHFNKTSSPGSYRIFADGNGNMKYDTGEDDKDKGGQIVNLPSGIRIEEINTGASINLVDITFLPPDPVTNIWDGANNYNMAQIKLQGEDESLTKTVLVNFFGLVEVVD